In Gemmatimonadota bacterium, a single window of DNA contains:
- a CDS encoding putative metal-dependent hydrolase, giving the protein MEELRYPIGRFESRQRPLTSEERTQMIDAIEAHPANMRAAVAGLSDEQLGTPYRDGGWTVRQVVHHVVDSHINSYVRFKLAVTEDKPTIGTYEQAEWAELPDARYAPVEMSLAILEALHPRWVTMLRAFDDDHFARILQHPEVGDISVDVLLEIYGWHCPHHEAHVTRLRDRMGW; this is encoded by the coding sequence ATGGAAGAGCTGAGATACCCCATCGGTCGTTTCGAGTCGCGTCAGCGCCCGCTCACGAGCGAGGAGCGCACGCAGATGATCGACGCCATCGAAGCACATCCCGCGAACATGCGCGCCGCGGTCGCAGGTCTGAGCGATGAACAACTCGGCACACCGTACCGTGATGGTGGTTGGACCGTCCGGCAGGTCGTTCACCATGTCGTCGACTCGCACATCAACTCGTATGTGCGCTTCAAGTTGGCGGTGACGGAAGACAAACCGACCATAGGCACCTACGAGCAGGCCGAGTGGGCCGAGCTACCCGACGCGAGGTACGCTCCGGTCGAGATGTCGCTGGCGATCCTGGAAGCGCTGCACCCGCGGTGGGTCACCATGCTGCGCGCGTTCGACGACGATCACTTCGCGCGTATTCTGCAGCACCCCGAAGTTGGTGATATTTCGGTCGACGTGCTGCTGGAAATCTATGGCTGGCACTGCCCGCACCACGAAGCGCACGTAACGCGTTTGAGGGACCGGATGGGCTGGTAG